One part of the Paenibacillus silvisoli genome encodes these proteins:
- a CDS encoding alpha-L-fucosidase: protein MQTVQKPVPTAKQLAYQNMEFGLFLHFGLRTFYEGYADFDERPMTPADFNPVRLDCEQWIRTAKEAGMNYAVLTAKHHDGFSNWPSKYSTFTVEHSPWKGGKGDVIREYVDACRKYGMKPGLYYSPYDGSANFYTQDAKAYDDYFVNQITELLTNYGEIDILWFDGCGSEGHTYDWNRIIGEIRRMQPNILIFNMGDPDFRWIGNEDGVASTPTWNVADSTEFSILTDEKEQLGEQLWLPAECDVQMRYNRISWFYSDEDEDMVKSVDELMGLYYLSVGRGTNLLLNIGPNREGLLPAKDSEHLRQFGEEIRRRFGHPTATLAACTREEQTWTYKAQEKHLIDHIIVQEDLTRGESVRRFRLSVITEKSHGRIIVHEGQNIGHKAIIRIPTMKASGAILEILESEGEPVIRELSFHYAGEAGGAR from the coding sequence ATGCAAACGGTTCAAAAGCCGGTACCTACGGCAAAGCAGCTTGCTTATCAAAATATGGAATTCGGGCTGTTTCTTCATTTTGGCCTGCGTACGTTTTACGAAGGGTATGCCGATTTCGACGAGCGGCCGATGACGCCGGCGGACTTTAATCCGGTCCGGCTGGACTGCGAGCAGTGGATCCGCACGGCGAAAGAAGCGGGCATGAACTATGCGGTGCTGACCGCCAAGCATCATGACGGCTTCTCGAACTGGCCTTCCAAATACAGCACCTTTACGGTCGAGCATTCGCCATGGAAAGGCGGCAAGGGCGACGTCATCCGCGAATACGTGGATGCGTGCCGGAAATACGGCATGAAGCCGGGGCTCTATTATTCGCCTTATGACGGCTCGGCCAATTTCTACACCCAGGATGCGAAAGCGTATGACGACTACTTCGTCAATCAAATTACGGAGCTGCTGACGAACTACGGCGAAATCGACATTCTCTGGTTCGACGGCTGCGGCTCGGAAGGCCACACGTACGATTGGAACCGGATCATCGGCGAAATCCGCCGCATGCAGCCGAATATTCTCATCTTTAACATGGGCGATCCCGACTTCCGCTGGATCGGTAACGAGGACGGCGTCGCATCGACGCCTACGTGGAACGTTGCCGATTCCACGGAGTTCTCGATTTTGACCGACGAGAAGGAGCAGCTGGGCGAGCAGCTTTGGCTGCCGGCGGAGTGCGACGTGCAAATGCGGTACAACCGGATCAGCTGGTTTTACAGCGACGAGGACGAGGACATGGTGAAGAGCGTCGACGAGCTGATGGGGCTGTACTACCTGTCGGTCGGCCGCGGCACCAATTTGCTGCTCAACATCGGACCGAACCGCGAAGGGCTGCTGCCTGCCAAGGATTCGGAGCATCTACGCCAATTCGGCGAAGAGATCCGCCGCCGCTTCGGCCATCCGACGGCGACGCTTGCCGCATGCACGCGGGAAGAACAGACATGGACGTATAAGGCGCAGGAGAAGCACCTGATCGACCATATCATTGTGCAGGAAGATTTGACGCGCGGCGAAAGCGTGCGCCGTTTCAGACTTTCCGTCATTACGGAAAAGTCCCACGGCCGCATCATCGTGCACGAGGGCCAAAATATCGGCCATAAAGCGATCATCCGCATTCCGACGATGAAAGCGTCCGGCGCTATTCTTGAGATTTTGGAAAGCGAAGGGGAGCCGGTCATTCGCGAGCTGTCCTTCCATTATGCGGGCGAAGCAGGCGGAGCGCGTTGA
- a CDS encoding sugar phosphate isomerase/epimerase family protein, protein MKVGLSTYSLLNALKSGEMTVLDAIQWIKDNGGEHMEIVPYGFTLVDNLELADAVREKAKEVGIELSNYSMPANYVQPEEEAFEAEMARVKEHIDLIHRLGIKHMRHDVTAFTIQKEQMTIAWFEENLPYMVKGSRIIADYAAQYGITTTIENHGFSVQASDRVQRVLQAVDRPNFKTTLDIGNFMCVDENPVIGVMKNLPYASLVHFKDFYFRPFDEPPGGGDWFRTSNGNYLRGAIVGHGDIPIRRIIKLIKQSGYDGNITVEFEGMEECKSASRIAMDNLRRLWDEA, encoded by the coding sequence GTGAAAGTCGGATTAAGCACATACAGCTTGTTAAACGCGCTCAAGTCGGGCGAAATGACGGTACTGGACGCCATCCAGTGGATTAAGGACAACGGCGGGGAGCATATGGAAATCGTCCCTTACGGCTTCACGCTCGTCGACAATTTGGAGCTGGCCGACGCCGTACGCGAGAAAGCGAAGGAAGTCGGTATCGAGCTGTCCAACTACTCGATGCCGGCGAACTACGTTCAGCCTGAGGAAGAGGCGTTCGAGGCGGAGATGGCCCGCGTTAAAGAGCATATCGACCTCATTCACCGGCTCGGCATCAAACATATGCGGCATGATGTGACAGCGTTTACAATCCAGAAGGAGCAAATGACGATCGCCTGGTTCGAGGAGAACCTGCCGTACATGGTGAAGGGCAGCCGGATCATTGCCGACTACGCGGCGCAATACGGCATTACGACGACGATCGAAAATCACGGCTTCAGCGTGCAAGCGAGCGACCGCGTGCAGCGGGTGCTGCAAGCCGTCGACCGCCCGAATTTCAAAACGACGCTCGACATCGGCAACTTCATGTGCGTGGACGAAAATCCGGTTATCGGCGTGATGAAGAACCTGCCGTACGCTTCGCTCGTTCACTTTAAAGACTTCTACTTCCGTCCGTTCGACGAGCCGCCGGGCGGCGGCGACTGGTTCCGCACGAGCAACGGCAACTATTTGCGCGGCGCTATCGTCGGCCATGGCGATATTCCGATTCGCCGGATCATCAAGCTGATCAAGCAGTCCGGCTACGACGGCAACATAACGGTCGAGTTCGAGGGCATGGAAGAATGCAAGTCGGCTTCGCGGATCGCGATGGACAATCTTCGCCGTCTGTGGGACGAAGCTTAA
- a CDS encoding ABC transporter permease, which produces MNDTAVVTKADLVLTKAKLRKERWRKYKQYRALLIMMIPAMLYYLVFHYLPMYGVLLAFKDFKILQGIWNSPWVGFDIFEKIFHDEYFFTVLKNTMIISLYKLLFGFPVPIIFALLLSEVMNARYKKLIQTVTYLPHFISWVVLAGIFFTLFSLEGPVNTIVKLFGGDPVLYLADPRYFRTILVITSIFQGFGWGSIIYFAAISNIDPQLYEAAIIDGAGRFKRMFYISIPMLVPIIAIMLILSMSGILDAGFDQIFNMYNVQVYNVADIIDTYVYRKGIVEMNYSYATAVGLFKSVVALILIFAVNRIVKMIGGKDHALW; this is translated from the coding sequence ATGAACGACACCGCAGTCGTAACCAAAGCCGATTTGGTCCTGACGAAAGCGAAGCTTCGCAAAGAACGGTGGAGAAAATATAAGCAGTACCGCGCCCTGCTCATCATGATGATTCCGGCGATGCTGTACTATCTCGTGTTCCACTACTTGCCGATGTACGGCGTGCTGCTCGCGTTCAAGGACTTTAAAATTTTGCAGGGCATCTGGAACAGCCCTTGGGTCGGCTTCGACATCTTCGAAAAAATCTTCCATGACGAGTACTTCTTCACGGTGCTCAAGAACACGATGATCATCAGCCTGTACAAGCTGCTGTTCGGCTTCCCGGTTCCGATCATCTTCGCCCTCTTGCTCAGCGAGGTCATGAATGCCCGGTATAAGAAGCTCATCCAGACGGTTACCTACCTGCCTCACTTCATCTCGTGGGTCGTGCTCGCAGGCATTTTCTTCACGTTGTTCTCGCTGGAAGGTCCGGTCAACACGATCGTCAAGCTGTTCGGCGGCGATCCGGTGCTCTACCTGGCGGACCCGAGGTACTTCCGGACCATTCTCGTCATTACGAGCATTTTCCAAGGCTTCGGCTGGGGCTCGATCATCTACTTCGCGGCGATCTCGAATATCGACCCACAGCTGTACGAAGCGGCGATCATCGACGGGGCGGGACGGTTCAAGCGGATGTTTTACATCTCGATCCCGATGCTGGTGCCGATTATCGCGATTATGCTGATCCTCTCGATGTCGGGCATTCTGGACGCCGGCTTCGACCAGATTTTCAATATGTATAACGTACAGGTTTACAATGTCGCGGACATCATCGACACCTACGTATACCGCAAAGGGATAGTCGAGATGAACTACAGCTATGCCACGGCAGTCGGATTGTTCAAATCGGTCGTCGCCCTCATCTTGATCTTCGCGGTTAACCGGATCGTGAAGATGATCGGCGGGAAGGACCACGCGCTGTGGTAG
- a CDS encoding copper homeostasis protein CutC, producing MLLEVIALTPEDARQAAACGADRIELVSAIEEGGLTPALSIAEEITAESAIPVHVMIRPHSRSFRYSDEDMAQMIASMKELRRFRLGAFVLGVLTAEQTVDEEKLKRLLDAADGVPVTFHRAFDEARSLEEAFETLAKYPLIRTVLTSGGKPSALDAQDQIARLVQLGGSLGSAPEVLAGSGLTPETIAGFVQRTVVRAVHFGSGVRQGGKAAAPIDPQRMAAVLAALRSHAE from the coding sequence ATGCTGCTCGAAGTAATTGCATTAACACCGGAGGATGCCAGGCAGGCTGCCGCTTGCGGCGCGGACCGGATCGAGCTCGTCTCGGCCATCGAGGAAGGCGGGTTAACGCCGGCGCTTTCGATCGCGGAGGAAATTACGGCGGAATCCGCCATTCCGGTTCATGTCATGATTCGGCCGCACAGCAGAAGCTTCCGCTATTCGGACGAAGATATGGCGCAAATGATCGCCAGCATGAAGGAGCTTCGGCGGTTTCGGCTCGGCGCGTTCGTGCTTGGCGTATTGACCGCCGAGCAAACGGTCGACGAGGAGAAGCTGAAGCGGCTGCTCGATGCGGCGGACGGCGTGCCGGTCACGTTCCACCGCGCGTTCGACGAGGCGCGCAGCTTGGAGGAGGCGTTCGAGACGCTGGCCAAGTACCCGCTGATTCGCACGGTGCTGACATCCGGCGGGAAGCCGAGCGCATTGGATGCGCAGGATCAAATCGCAAGGCTCGTACAGCTTGGAGGCAGTCTCGGTTCCGCGCCGGAAGTATTGGCGGGAAGCGGATTGACGCCGGAAACGATAGCCGGTTTCGTGCAGCGGACAGTCGTCCGCGCCGTCCACTTCGGCTCGGGCGTGCGGCAAGGCGGCAAGGCCGCGGCGCCGATCGATCCGCAGCGGATGGCGGCCGTGCTGGCGGCGCTCCGATCGCATGCCGAGTAA
- a CDS encoding extracellular solute-binding protein: MKRSNKRLMSGALASVLLVSVLSACGNSGSNGNGNAQASNDAAQSDSTNAAANGGNAAAADNKPAEKKLLKFWTASPEIAKVDAPGVKAIRDKFGVDVEFVPTGGEGFKEKVNLMISSGDIPDWMKEPSFTDYDKYMQQGIISEIPQELIEQNMPKYVEWLKRFLGDDPFKYVRRDGKIYALPVIWDIGIDGLDLGIREDWMKKVGVTKTPETLDELEALLTKFRNDDPDGNGKKDTYGMTSSGENIESMFSSVFGAFDAYPNIFREKDGKIVRGEIEPGAKQALEVLNRWYKNELIDPEFVVNKGNNVEDKVLTGKAGVVEFYWWAFLPGNAFLGGEQWYDKLKKTNPDFNFAITGGVKGPDGKYGISQYNPAYASGVVFGKQLEQDQDKMVKYMQIFEATQFEPEIYEKMNFGEKDQQWKLGANGTVEYIGAFTDENERKKLGLGGYSMSGSFNDYDFQTSYTSDASMRQLAKDTRAKGTRNIDILAPFNKPIYNETQDKLKQFTTQNFIDFITGRKSLDEFDKFVSEWKSMGGDKVLEEAQQVYDANLKQ; encoded by the coding sequence GTGAAACGTAGCAACAAACGGTTAATGTCTGGCGCTCTCGCAAGTGTTCTTCTCGTTTCGGTTCTATCGGCTTGCGGCAATTCGGGTTCGAACGGAAACGGGAATGCGCAGGCTTCGAACGACGCGGCGCAGTCCGATTCGACGAATGCGGCGGCGAACGGCGGCAATGCGGCCGCAGCCGACAACAAGCCGGCCGAGAAGAAGCTGCTGAAGTTCTGGACCGCGAGCCCTGAAATCGCCAAAGTGGACGCGCCGGGCGTAAAGGCGATCCGCGATAAATTCGGCGTCGACGTCGAGTTCGTGCCGACCGGCGGCGAAGGCTTCAAAGAGAAAGTGAACCTGATGATTTCCTCGGGCGATATCCCGGACTGGATGAAGGAGCCTTCCTTCACGGATTACGATAAATATATGCAGCAGGGCATCATATCCGAAATTCCGCAAGAGCTGATCGAGCAAAACATGCCGAAATACGTCGAGTGGCTGAAGCGATTCCTGGGCGACGATCCGTTCAAATACGTCAGAAGAGACGGAAAAATCTACGCGCTGCCGGTTATCTGGGACATCGGCATCGACGGCCTGGACTTGGGCATCCGCGAAGACTGGATGAAGAAGGTTGGCGTGACGAAGACGCCGGAAACGCTGGACGAATTGGAAGCGCTGCTGACGAAATTCCGCAACGACGATCCGGACGGCAACGGCAAGAAGGATACGTACGGCATGACGTCATCCGGCGAAAATATCGAAAGCATGTTCAGCTCCGTGTTCGGCGCGTTCGACGCTTATCCGAATATTTTCCGCGAGAAGGACGGCAAGATCGTCCGCGGCGAAATCGAGCCTGGCGCGAAGCAAGCGCTTGAAGTGCTGAACCGCTGGTACAAGAATGAACTTATCGACCCGGAATTCGTCGTCAACAAAGGCAATAACGTGGAAGACAAGGTGCTCACAGGCAAGGCGGGCGTGGTGGAGTTCTATTGGTGGGCATTCCTGCCGGGCAACGCGTTCCTGGGCGGCGAGCAATGGTACGACAAGCTGAAGAAGACGAACCCCGACTTCAACTTCGCCATTACGGGCGGCGTAAAAGGACCGGACGGCAAATACGGCATTTCCCAGTACAACCCGGCTTACGCGTCCGGCGTTGTGTTCGGCAAGCAGCTCGAGCAGGATCAGGACAAAATGGTCAAATATATGCAAATTTTCGAAGCGACCCAGTTCGAGCCTGAAATTTACGAGAAGATGAACTTCGGCGAGAAGGACCAGCAATGGAAGCTCGGCGCGAACGGCACGGTGGAATACATCGGCGCGTTCACGGATGAAAACGAGCGCAAGAAGCTCGGCCTAGGCGGCTACTCGATGAGCGGTTCGTTCAACGATTACGACTTCCAAACGTCGTATACGTCCGATGCGAGCATGCGCCAGCTGGCGAAGGATACGCGGGCGAAAGGCACGCGCAATATCGATATCCTGGCTCCGTTCAACAAGCCGATCTACAACGAAACGCAGGATAAGCTGAAGCAGTTCACGACGCAAAACTTCATCGACTTCATCACCGGCCGCAAGTCGCTGGATGAGTTCGACAAGTTCGTGTCCGAGTGGAAGAGCATGGGCGGCGACAAGGTGCTGGAGGAAGCGCAGCAGGTGTATGACGCCAATTTGAAGCAATAG
- a CDS encoding carbohydrate ABC transporter permease: protein MINVKKSASDKLIDAIIYFILAIIMLLTLYPFWTQVVISLDGGGTDSAAYSSGIVLFPSQLTFGSYKLALQFDELWTGYGYTVLRTVLGVILSIVFTAMTAYPLSKKDLPMNKAFTSIILFTMLFAGGTIPSYLLIKELHLMNTVWALVVPGMIGAINVLIMRNFFRSIPEELEESARVDGAGYMRIFTQVVLPLSKPVLATVALWVGVGHWNAWFDSLIYITDPDKQVLQVVLRKIIIQNNTSDITLLIQNLGKNTSFSGRQLQATVVMFSILPMLIVYPFIQKYFVKGVMIGAIKG from the coding sequence ATGATCAACGTAAAAAAATCAGCCTCCGACAAGCTGATCGACGCCATCATTTATTTCATTCTCGCGATCATTATGCTCCTCACGCTGTATCCGTTCTGGACGCAGGTCGTCATCTCGCTGGACGGCGGGGGCACCGACAGCGCAGCCTATTCGTCGGGCATCGTCCTCTTCCCGTCGCAGCTTACGTTCGGCAGCTACAAGCTGGCGCTGCAGTTCGACGAGCTGTGGACCGGCTACGGCTACACCGTGCTGCGTACCGTGCTCGGCGTCATACTCTCCATCGTCTTCACGGCGATGACGGCGTATCCGCTATCCAAGAAGGATTTACCGATGAACAAAGCGTTTACGAGCATTATTTTGTTCACGATGCTGTTTGCCGGGGGGACGATTCCGTCCTACCTGCTCATCAAAGAGCTGCATCTGATGAACACCGTCTGGGCGCTTGTCGTCCCGGGCATGATCGGCGCCATCAACGTGCTGATCATGCGCAACTTCTTCCGCTCCATTCCCGAAGAGCTGGAGGAGTCGGCACGGGTGGACGGCGCGGGCTACATGCGGATTTTCACGCAGGTCGTGCTGCCGCTGTCGAAGCCGGTGCTGGCAACCGTCGCGTTATGGGTCGGGGTCGGCCATTGGAATGCCTGGTTCGACTCGCTTATTTACATCACCGATCCGGATAAGCAGGTGCTGCAGGTCGTCCTGCGCAAAATCATTATCCAGAACAACACGTCGGACATTACGCTGCTCATTCAGAACCTCGGGAAGAACACCAGCTTCTCCGGCCGCCAGCTGCAGGCAACCGTCGTCATGTTCTCGATACTGCCGATGCTGATCGTCTATCCGTTCATCCAGAAATATTTTGTCAAAGGCGTTATGATTGGAGCTATTAAGGGATGA
- a CDS encoding endo-alpha-N-acetylgalactosaminidase family protein, with protein MGTVKGGNWILEEALVLDASASDHIVVLGEAGELGDGELAFTLTPLGLAGKVGALIRYTGPDSWIFIGCDKPMDPFGKSTWIWRMPCGKQGILFTSDPLYEGKAYRIELRFREAVLTVAMNGYEVYHGEQPEWKTTGTGAGAVGFCAWSGAGIGENETEYEGAGGGEAAGQGGHARIGDVKASELDVLYHADSFAGEIYSTAKWTLSSEQMEVDVDPSFPRVLQYRWKASGAVLHGQEDRLAFVELNGRRFAPSVAATVQAGGSKASYRLYFYKVQVEMLVTIETADAALTMRITEIEELGEFRIRTIAFPQHGLVSVRDTQEGATVACAEGIKGDRFAAVADVPIAAAPEHCAIAIVNTSELAATVMAGSSIHNRRRLCVQTSSRGDGAGGGYKRTVVWNAYWTYRGPDMRIIGEPWVKVLLTDDRNGDGIVDWQDGAIALREELPPIPGADALRRSYAHIAMNFGSMAQFPFLRILDNVKKFYLYTDGFGQMLELKGYQSEGHDSGHPDYSGNYNERAGGLADLNVLAERARAYGAVIGVHINHSEAYPEARAYSDALVTTTPGWRWLDQSYYIDRETDILNGEFDRRLDGLKAEAPQLGFIYVDTYRDEHWAAWRLTRKLREHGWTAWTEEADALDDDAVWTHDSTGDSVIHRFVRHQDKDAYAEHPLLKGGYARYGDNGFMGWQRERDLPAVIRSFYTKQLPYRYLMHYAIRSWKDEEIMLEGGVTSRLEDGVAVIRRHGLPVAVGNTVFLPWDPVKEEKIYYWNDGGGETAWQLPASWPGHGTVKLYRLTNQGRCFVRSLPIISGFVHIVADDRTPYVLYKEEAPPLPDMEWGEGSSVKDPGFDSHSFAWWTKTSMSDRGTSHIQIAETDYGQSHLRISGNGGADGQVSQRLSGLERGRTYSASVWVEVSGDREASIRVSGVNGREEEIVRSVNRTSVVNCSPSSDKCGTYYQRLAVRFRIPPDGEGSVEPVLLLAAAQGDEASFAHFDDVRVREVGGCSAGCDGGHGFYENFEHVDEGWGAFVSANPKVSKTHLSQLHEGCTADTLEGKWSLKTMDRLTGELLRTLPSTLRLLPNRRFRISFAYLSEHAGQYAAALRTTDGGPQHDAVEQIGQGRGRVAMEVQTGPYTDYYIAIVRNDADAGSLVIDCFAVEEL; from the coding sequence ATGGGGACGGTTAAAGGCGGGAATTGGATTTTGGAGGAGGCGCTTGTGCTCGACGCAAGCGCTTCCGATCATATCGTTGTGTTGGGAGAGGCGGGCGAGCTAGGCGACGGGGAGTTGGCGTTTACGCTGACTCCGCTTGGCCTTGCGGGCAAGGTTGGCGCGTTGATCCGCTATACGGGGCCGGACAGCTGGATCTTCATTGGTTGCGACAAGCCGATGGACCCGTTCGGTAAAAGCACATGGATTTGGAGGATGCCCTGCGGGAAGCAGGGCATCTTGTTTACGTCCGATCCGTTGTACGAAGGGAAAGCCTATCGGATCGAGCTGCGGTTTCGCGAAGCCGTGCTGACGGTGGCGATGAACGGCTACGAGGTTTATCATGGCGAGCAGCCGGAATGGAAGACGACGGGCACGGGTGCAGGCGCGGTTGGCTTCTGTGCATGGAGCGGCGCCGGCATCGGGGAAAACGAGACGGAGTATGAAGGGGCAGGCGGCGGCGAAGCGGCAGGGCAAGGCGGTCATGCGCGCATCGGCGATGTGAAGGCGAGCGAGCTGGATGTGCTATATCATGCGGATTCGTTTGCCGGCGAGATTTATTCGACTGCGAAATGGACATTGTCTTCCGAGCAAATGGAGGTAGATGTGGACCCTTCTTTTCCGCGCGTGCTGCAGTACCGCTGGAAAGCGAGCGGCGCTGTGCTGCATGGCCAAGAGGATCGGCTCGCTTTCGTCGAGCTGAACGGCCGGCGCTTTGCGCCGTCGGTTGCGGCGACGGTTCAAGCCGGCGGGAGCAAGGCGTCTTACCGGCTTTATTTTTATAAGGTGCAGGTGGAGATGCTGGTTACGATCGAGACTGCGGATGCGGCGCTTACGATGCGGATCACCGAGATCGAGGAGCTCGGCGAGTTCCGGATACGGACGATCGCGTTCCCGCAGCATGGACTCGTTTCTGTTCGTGATACGCAGGAAGGAGCAACCGTCGCGTGTGCCGAGGGGATCAAAGGCGATCGGTTCGCTGCGGTCGCCGATGTGCCGATTGCCGCTGCGCCGGAACATTGCGCGATCGCGATCGTGAACACATCGGAGCTTGCGGCGACCGTCATGGCGGGCAGCTCCATCCATAACCGCAGGCGGCTGTGCGTTCAGACTTCATCGCGCGGTGACGGTGCCGGGGGCGGATATAAGCGGACTGTCGTTTGGAACGCTTATTGGACGTATCGCGGGCCGGATATGCGAATAATCGGCGAGCCGTGGGTGAAGGTGCTGCTTACGGACGACCGGAACGGGGACGGAATCGTCGATTGGCAGGACGGCGCCATCGCTCTGCGGGAGGAACTGCCGCCGATTCCGGGCGCGGATGCGCTGCGCCGCAGCTATGCGCATATCGCGATGAATTTTGGCAGCATGGCGCAGTTCCCGTTTTTGCGGATTTTGGATAACGTGAAGAAGTTTTATCTGTATACAGATGGGTTCGGGCAGATGCTGGAGCTGAAGGGCTACCAGAGCGAGGGCCATGACAGCGGCCATCCGGATTACAGCGGCAATTACAACGAACGGGCCGGCGGGCTCGCCGATTTGAATGTGCTGGCCGAGCGTGCCCGTGCGTATGGCGCGGTCATCGGCGTTCATATCAATCACAGCGAGGCGTACCCCGAGGCTCGAGCCTATTCGGACGCGCTCGTCACGACGACGCCGGGCTGGCGCTGGCTGGATCAGTCGTATTATATCGACCGGGAAACGGATATTTTGAACGGCGAGTTCGACCGGCGATTGGATGGGTTGAAAGCGGAGGCGCCGCAGCTCGGCTTCATCTACGTCGATACGTACCGCGACGAGCATTGGGCGGCGTGGCGGCTGACGCGCAAGCTGCGCGAGCACGGCTGGACGGCTTGGACGGAGGAAGCGGACGCGCTCGATGACGATGCCGTCTGGACGCATGATTCGACCGGCGACAGCGTCATCCATCGTTTTGTGCGCCATCAGGACAAGGACGCTTACGCGGAGCATCCGCTGCTGAAAGGCGGCTACGCCCGGTACGGCGACAACGGGTTTATGGGCTGGCAGCGGGAGCGGGATTTGCCGGCGGTCATCCGGTCGTTCTACACGAAGCAGCTTCCTTACCGGTACTTGATGCATTATGCGATCAGGAGCTGGAAGGACGAGGAGATCATGCTGGAAGGCGGCGTGACGTCGCGGCTGGAGGATGGAGTGGCGGTCATTCGGCGGCATGGTCTGCCTGTCGCGGTTGGAAATACCGTTTTCCTGCCGTGGGACCCGGTGAAAGAAGAGAAAATTTACTATTGGAACGATGGCGGAGGCGAGACGGCGTGGCAGCTGCCCGCCAGCTGGCCGGGGCATGGAACCGTTAAGCTGTACCGGCTGACGAACCAGGGGCGATGCTTCGTCCGCAGCTTGCCGATTATTTCCGGATTCGTCCATATTGTGGCAGACGACCGCACGCCATATGTGTTATATAAAGAAGAGGCGCCTCCATTGCCGGATATGGAATGGGGCGAAGGAAGCTCTGTGAAGGATCCTGGCTTCGACAGCCACAGCTTCGCGTGGTGGACGAAAACCTCTATGTCGGATCGCGGAACAAGTCATATCCAGATTGCCGAGACCGACTACGGCCAATCGCATTTACGCATTAGCGGCAATGGCGGGGCTGACGGTCAGGTATCGCAAAGGCTGTCAGGGCTGGAGCGGGGCCGAACTTATTCGGCATCGGTCTGGGTCGAAGTGTCGGGGGACCGGGAGGCATCCATTCGGGTGAGTGGGGTTAACGGACGGGAGGAGGAAATCGTCCGGTCGGTTAATCGAACCTCCGTCGTGAACTGCAGCCCGAGCTCCGACAAGTGCGGCACGTATTATCAACGGCTTGCTGTTCGGTTCCGGATTCCTCCGGATGGCGAAGGCTCTGTTGAGCCGGTGTTGTTGCTTGCTGCGGCACAGGGGGATGAGGCGTCCTTTGCGCATTTTGACGATGTGCGGGTTCGTGAAGTTGGTGGATGCTCGGCAGGCTGTGATGGCGGGCACGGCTTCTATGAAAACTTCGAGCATGTCGACGAAGGCTGGGGAGCGTTTGTGAGCGCCAATCCGAAGGTGAGCAAAACCCATTTGTCCCAGCTGCATGAGGGCTGCACGGCGGATACGCTGGAAGGCAAATGGTCGCTCAAAACGATGGACCGGCTGACTGGCGAGCTGCTGCGGACGCTGCCATCGACCTTGCGTTTGCTGCCGAATCGGCGCTTCCGCATCTCGTTCGCGTATTTGTCCGAGCATGCCGGCCAATATGCGGCAGCGCTGCGGACAACCGACGGCGGACCGCAGCATGATGCCGTGGAGCAGATCGGTCAAGGCAGGGGCCGCGTCGCGATGGAGGTGCAGACAGGTCCGTACACGGACTACTACATCGCCATTGTGAGGAATGATGCCGATGCAGGCTCGCTGGTTATCGATTGTTTTGCCGTGGAGGAGTTGTAA
- a CDS encoding asparaginase: MSEILVNEYRGGYVENIHSGHICGVDANGIRYGAGNVQHLTFLRSSGKPIQALPALVHGADEAFGLTEKETAIMAGSHWSETFHVAELESMMGKLGINEEQLICSPTYPLNEGAKYELMKAGSPKRRIYHNCSGKHLGILSLCKHKGYDVAGYTDTDHPAQKEIAATLAYLASMPVEEVVTGVDGCGCPVFAIPLDRLATAYLKLARPELIEDAAVRKAAVRITTLMTSHPEMVGGTGQICSIFLQDDNIVAKGGAKGVYCFGLREEGLGFAFKVLDGSQEEWPLIIASILEQIGYSRQDTIDRLRALAPADMLNDNGVVAGRNEAVFQLKRYE, translated from the coding sequence ATGTCTGAAATTTTGGTCAACGAATACCGCGGAGGCTATGTGGAAAATATCCACTCCGGCCATATTTGCGGCGTCGATGCGAACGGTATCCGCTACGGCGCTGGCAACGTGCAGCATTTGACGTTTTTGCGCTCGTCCGGCAAGCCGATTCAAGCGCTCCCGGCGCTTGTTCACGGCGCGGACGAAGCGTTCGGCTTAACCGAGAAAGAAACGGCGATCATGGCCGGCTCCCACTGGTCCGAGACGTTCCACGTAGCGGAGCTGGAATCGATGATGGGCAAGCTCGGGATCAACGAAGAGCAGCTGATCTGCTCGCCGACTTACCCGCTGAACGAAGGCGCTAAATACGAGCTCATGAAAGCCGGATCGCCTAAACGCCGGATCTACCATAACTGCTCCGGCAAGCATCTCGGCATTTTGTCGCTCTGCAAGCATAAAGGCTACGACGTCGCCGGTTACACGGATACGGACCATCCGGCACAAAAGGAAATTGCGGCTACGCTCGCATACCTAGCCTCCATGCCGGTAGAGGAAGTCGTGACGGGCGTGGATGGCTGCGGCTGCCCGGTTTTCGCGATTCCGCTCGATCGTCTGGCGACCGCCTATCTGAAGCTGGCGCGTCCAGAGTTGATCGAGGATGCCGCCGTTCGCAAAGCGGCCGTCCGAATTACGACGCTCATGACCAGCCATCCGGAGATGGTAGGCGGTACCGGACAAATCTGCTCTATTTTTCTCCAGGACGACAACATCGTCGCCAAAGGCGGCGCGAAGGGCGTGTACTGCTTCGGGCTTCGCGAGGAAGGTCTCGGCTTCGCGTTTAAAGTGCTTGACGGCTCGCAGGAAGAATGGCCGCTCATCATCGCCTCGATTTTGGAGCAAATCGGCTATTCCCGGCAAGATACGATCGACCGGCTCCGCGCGCTGGCGCCTGCCGACATGCTCAATGACAACGGCGTCGTCGCCGGCCGCAACGAAGCGGTATTTCAGCTGAAGCGTTACGAATAG